From Vigna unguiculata cultivar IT97K-499-35 chromosome 5, ASM411807v1, whole genome shotgun sequence, the proteins below share one genomic window:
- the LOC114185778 gene encoding zinc finger protein ZAT9-like: protein MDKHKCKLCFRSFSNGRALGGHMRSHMMNLPLSKPEEASPRTIQLSFEAESASSSSSSSSDDDEDGDKSLCYGLRENPKRSIRLVDPEFSFAAADTGSAIVHDRESESESSKSNPTRKRSKRPWNNNNNNNINSNNYYYYNDLNNDTNNYTTPSIKKQVFGTEHEALMKKKSKTDSWVDHEPASSVSEATTEEDVAFCLMLLSRDKWKRHKDQPQFMEVEDQYEEEEEEEEEEEEEDEAFEESEESQETMKLCKNRVRGRYKCDTCNKVFRSYQALGGHRASHKKIKVNVKVDGEEAEVEHRKKGGTCGVEKKIHECPVCFRVFASGQALGGHKRTHVTGSAPATVPSTSAKFGNSFIDLNLPAPIDEDEASQIENSAVSDAEFVKTR from the coding sequence ATGGACAAGCACAAGTGCAAGCTTTGCTTCAGGAGCTTCTCCAATGGCAGAGCCTTGGGGGGTCACATGCGCTCTCACATGATGAACCTTCCTCTCTCGAAGCCCGAAGAAGCGTCACCGCGAACCATCCAACTCAGCTTCGAAGCCGAAtcagcttcttcttcttcatcttcatcatccgATGATGACGAAGACGGTGACAAGAGTCTCTGTTACGGCCTCAGAGAGAACCCCAAACGAAGCATTCGCCTCGTCGATCCCGAATTCTCGTTCGCAGCTGCAGATACTGGCTCCGCGATCGTCCATGACAGAGAGAGCGAGTCCGAGTCATCCAAGAGCAACCCAACTCGTAAAAGATCCAAAAGGCCAtggaataacaataataataataatattaatagcaacaattattattattataatgatctTAATAATGATACTAACAATTATACCACCCCCAGCATCAAGAAGCAAGTTTTCGGAACCGAACATGAAGCcctgatgaagaagaagagtaAGACAGATTCGTGGGTGGATCACGAACCTGCGAGCTCGGTCTCCGAAGCAACTACCGAGGAAGACGTGGCGTTTTGTCTGATGCTGCTTTCCAGGGACAAATGGAAGCGACATAAGGACCAACCGCAATTCATGGAGGTGGAAGATCAATAcgaggaggaggaagaggaggaggaggaagaagaggaggaagacGAAGCGTTCGAGGAGAGCGAGGAATCCCAAGAGACGATGAAACTGTGCAAGAACCGAGTACGAGGAAGGTACAAATGCGACACGTGCAACAAGGTGTTTCGATCGTACCAAGCTTTGGGGGGACACCGAGCGAGTCACAAGAAGATCAAAGTGAACGTGAAAGTGGACGGTGAAGAAGCGGAAGTTGAGCACAGGAAGAAAGGTGGGACGTGTGGCGTGGAGAAGAAAATCCACGAGTGCCCCGTTTGTTTCAGAGTCTTCGCTTCGGGTCAAGCACTTGGTGGACACAAGAGAACCCATGTTACTGGGTCAGCACCCGCAACAGTTCCATCAACTTCAGCAAAGTTTGGAAACAGCTTCATAGATCTCAACCTGCCTGCTCCGATTGACGAAGACGAGGCTAGCCAAATCGAGAACTCTGCTGTTTCCGATGCAGAATTCGTCAAAACCCGATAG